One window of the Triticum dicoccoides isolate Atlit2015 ecotype Zavitan chromosome 3B, WEW_v2.0, whole genome shotgun sequence genome contains the following:
- the LOC119277330 gene encoding calcium-dependent protein kinase 2-like, which yields MGNCCAGSGDAEPEAAADPSTRRAGASVQAGGASPSSAPAQNKPPAAIGPVLGRPMEDVRSIYTVGKELGRGQFGITSLCTHKATGQKFACKTIAKRKLSTKEDVEDVRREVQIMYHLAGQPNIVELKGAYEDKQSVHLVMELCAGGELFDRIIAKGKYTERAAAALLRTIVEIIHTCHSLGVIHRDLKPENFLLLSKEEDAPLKATDFGLSVFYKQGEVFKDIVGSAYYIAPEVLKRNYGPEADIWSVGVIVYILLCGVPPFWAESEHGIFNSILRGQIDFSSDPWPRISPGAKDLVRKMLNSDPKKRISAYDVLNHPWIKEDGEAPDTPLDNAVMNRLKQFKAMNQFKKAALRVIAGCLSEEEIRGLKEMFKSMDSDNSGTITVDELRKGLGKQGTKLTEAEVEQLMEAADADGSGTIDYEEFITATMHMNRMDREEHLYTAFQYFDKDNSGYISKEELEQALREKGLLDGRDMNEIVSEVDADNDGRIDYSEFVAMMRKGAPEGANPKKRRDVML from the exons ATGGGCAACTGCTGCGCGGGATCCGGGGATGCGGAGCCCGAGGCCGCCGCCGACCCCTCCACGCGCCGCGCCGGCGCCTCCGTCCAGGCCGGCGGCGCCTCGCCCTCCTCCGCGCCCGCCCAGAACAAGCCGCCGGCCGCCATCGGCCCCGTTCTCGGCCGCCCCATGGAGGACGTGCGCAGCATCTACACCGTCGGCAAGGAGCTTGGCCGCGGCCAGTTCGGGATCACCAGCCTCTGCACGCACAAGGCCACGGGCCAGAAGTTCGCCTGCAAGACCATCGCCAAGCGCAAGCTGTCCACCAAGGAGGACGTGGAGGACGTGCGGCGCGAGGTGCAGATCATGTACCACCTCGCGGGGCAGCCCAACATCGTGGAGCTCAAGGGCGCCTACGAGGACAAGCAGTCCGTGCACCTCGTCATGGAGCTctgcgccggcggcgagctcttcgaCCGGATCATCGCCAAGGGCAAGTACACGGAGCGCGCCGCCGCAGCCCTGCTCCGCACCATCGTCGAGATCATCCACACCTGCCACTCCCTCGGCGTCATCCACCGCGACCTCAAGCCCGAGAACTTCCTCCTGCTCAGCAAGGAGGAGGACGCGCCGCTCAAGGCCACCGACTTCGGGCTATCCGTCTTCTACAAGCAAG GGGAGGTGTTCAAGGACATCGTGGGCAGCGCCTACTACATCGCGCCGGAGGTCCTGAAGCGGAACTACGGGCCGGAGGCGGACATATGGAGCGTCGGCGTCATCGTCTACATCCTTCTCTGCGGTGTCCCTCCCTTCTGGGCAG AATCGGAGCACGGCATCTTCAATTCCATCCTGAGGGGGCAGATCGACTTCAGCAGCGACCCATGGCCACGCATTTCGCCCGGCGCCAAGGACCTCGTCAGAAAGATGCTCAACTCTGACCCCAAGAAAAGGATATCAGCCTACGACGTCCTCA ACCATCCATGGATCAAGGAAGACGGAGAGGCGCCTGACACGCCGCTGGACAACGCCGTCATGAACAGGCTCAAGCAGTTCAAGGCTATGAACCAGTTCAAGAAAGCTGCGCTAAGG GTCATCGCCGGATGCCTGTCGGAGGAAGAGATCAGGGGTCTCAAGGAGATGTTCAAGAGCATGGACTCGGACAACAGCGGCACCATCACCGTCGACGAGCTCCGGAAGGGTCTGGGAAAACAGGGGACCAAGCTCACGGAGGCCGAAGTGGAGCAGCTCATGGAAGCC GCCGACGCCGACGGGAGCGGGACGATCGACTACGAGGAGTTCATCACGGCGACGATGCACATGAACAGGATGGACCGGGAAGAGCACCTCTACACCGCCTTCCAGTACTTCGACAAGGACAACAGCGG CTACATTTCCAAGGAGGAGCTCGAGCAGGCCCTTCGGGAGAAGGGGCTCCTGGACGGCAGAGACATGAATGAAATCGTGTCGGAAGTCGACGCCGACAAC GACGGGAGGATCGACTACAGCGAGTTCGTGGCGATGATGAGGAAAGGGGCCCCCGAGGGGGCCAACCCCAAGAAACGGCGCGACGTCATGCTATAG